One part of the Salinivirga cyanobacteriivorans genome encodes these proteins:
- a CDS encoding histidine kinase has product MKLFKTYLFFLLLTLQFQSPAQEPSIKQIGNIELSGVNVFDVIQDSNRYYWLATNMGIYRYDGYNFEKIDIKNSLSVSAFSLKKDKNDQLFFKNLSGQVFKIHDDSCSLFYEVPDSLKSRYFNYAFDDQNNLIIASKRLFAVKSNTQIDFLSKEKSSTFYNSFRQLADGTLIIPEFSRKEMHILKNGECSVLPLNLGIEKMNSFFLMNDVPYFVWKDKLFKIELNNAAQITKTAQRFEHEHGTYKYYDHDQLLLVPNLAGGAYLYDEDFKPFFSGLILKNHVISCGMVDMDDNIILGTFGEGLILIPNINLKTISLPDEGLKTTQIAAGKDVMFLGFINGAVLKSNNQYTFKSFFKDSPTGLMKRIEVLTYFPEHNHLLIDRTTPVLLDIDSKRTTKLYVGAIKDVEKLGPDKYMTSSNQGVYFLKLNRDKAPQVWESEPIENFKIRSQCANQDSKTKTIYAGTSSGLLMGSEENASLFRFKQADLMCTDIVYHENKMYVATQNHGVLIFQNDSLIDQWDVKDDLLSNRIKQIKFHNNEIYVSSYDGMQILSHKGENRNILNTSSGLSDNNILDFDILNEILWVVTVNEVQSVDIQYLNAQSEFKPTLSLTGILVNDSLINYENRSRFSYQQNKLEFRLNSISLKYQNEIEFQYRLKPIDKEWQVNDYLENKIQYKTLPPGNYVFKAKARCRDVDSNVVSYKFAINAPFWQKWWFYVLVLIVFLSVTIYVYKFQIKRQRQKIRIQNELNASKLIAIQSQMNPHFIFNAINSIQDLILQGDIDNSYNYVIKFSKLVRKTLEYSDKEFIDIESEVDLLETYLELEKLRFKKDFVYAIHLNGIENVVVPPMLVQPFVENAIKHGLLHKKGNKKVSISFHHKDDLVCEVEDNGIGREKAQEIKARQPEGHQSFSVNATKSRFEIMKSHYKYDLSLQYVDSDKGTKVIIRMPYKKKY; this is encoded by the coding sequence ATGAAGCTATTTAAAACGTATTTGTTTTTTTTACTGCTGACATTACAATTCCAATCTCCCGCACAGGAACCATCCATCAAACAGATTGGCAATATTGAGTTGAGTGGGGTAAATGTGTTTGATGTCATTCAGGATAGCAACCGTTATTACTGGTTGGCTACCAATATGGGAATTTATCGTTATGACGGCTATAATTTCGAAAAAATAGACATCAAAAACAGCCTTTCTGTTTCAGCTTTTTCTCTAAAGAAAGATAAAAATGACCAACTGTTCTTCAAAAATCTGAGTGGCCAGGTATTTAAAATACATGATGATAGTTGCTCTTTGTTTTATGAGGTGCCGGATAGCCTGAAATCACGCTATTTCAATTATGCATTTGACGATCAAAATAACTTAATTATCGCTTCTAAACGTTTGTTTGCTGTAAAAAGCAACACTCAAATTGACTTTTTATCAAAAGAAAAAAGCAGTACATTTTATAACAGTTTTAGACAGCTAGCCGATGGAACCTTGATCATTCCTGAGTTTTCCAGAAAGGAGATGCACATTTTGAAGAATGGAGAATGCAGCGTATTGCCCTTAAATCTTGGTATCGAAAAAATGAATTCTTTTTTCCTGATGAATGATGTACCTTACTTTGTCTGGAAAGATAAGCTATTTAAGATTGAATTGAATAATGCTGCCCAAATAACTAAAACAGCTCAAAGGTTTGAACATGAGCATGGGACATACAAATACTATGATCATGATCAATTATTGCTGGTACCCAACCTGGCCGGGGGAGCCTATCTCTATGATGAGGATTTTAAACCTTTTTTTAGTGGGCTCATATTAAAAAATCATGTGATATCCTGCGGCATGGTCGACATGGATGATAATATTATACTGGGAACTTTTGGCGAAGGGCTTATTTTAATACCAAATATCAACCTGAAGACAATCAGCTTGCCTGATGAAGGGTTAAAAACCACACAAATTGCAGCCGGGAAAGATGTGATGTTTTTGGGCTTCATAAATGGTGCTGTACTAAAGAGTAATAATCAATATACCTTTAAATCTTTTTTCAAGGACAGTCCAACCGGTTTGATGAAAAGAATAGAGGTACTGACGTATTTCCCTGAGCATAATCACCTCTTAATTGACCGTACAACCCCTGTTTTACTCGATATTGATTCGAAAAGAACAACCAAACTATATGTAGGGGCAATTAAAGATGTCGAAAAGTTGGGCCCGGACAAGTATATGACATCTTCAAATCAGGGTGTTTATTTCTTAAAGCTTAATAGAGATAAAGCCCCACAAGTATGGGAGAGTGAACCAATTGAAAATTTTAAAATCCGCAGTCAATGCGCCAATCAGGATTCGAAGACAAAAACCATTTATGCCGGAACCTCAAGTGGTTTGTTGATGGGGAGTGAAGAGAATGCCTCACTATTTAGATTTAAGCAAGCCGATTTAATGTGTACCGATATAGTATATCATGAAAATAAAATGTATGTCGCCACGCAAAATCATGGGGTTTTAATCTTTCAAAATGACAGCCTCATTGATCAATGGGATGTGAAAGATGACTTGCTATCAAATCGCATAAAGCAAATTAAGTTTCACAATAATGAAATTTACGTTTCATCTTATGATGGCATGCAAATTTTGAGTCATAAAGGAGAAAATCGAAATATTTTAAATACCTCTTCTGGCTTATCTGATAATAATATTCTAGATTTTGATATATTGAATGAAATACTTTGGGTTGTTACGGTGAATGAAGTTCAAAGTGTTGATATACAATATCTTAATGCTCAAAGTGAATTTAAACCAACATTAAGCTTAACTGGTATCCTTGTCAATGATTCCCTGATTAATTATGAAAACCGAAGCCGGTTTAGTTATCAGCAAAACAAATTGGAATTCCGGCTAAATTCCATCAGTTTAAAGTATCAAAATGAAATTGAGTTTCAGTACAGACTAAAGCCAATAGATAAAGAGTGGCAGGTGAATGATTACCTTGAGAATAAAATACAATACAAAACATTGCCCCCGGGCAATTATGTGTTTAAAGCCAAAGCTAGATGTAGAGATGTAGATAGCAATGTGGTGTCATACAAATTTGCTATAAATGCTCCATTTTGGCAAAAATGGTGGTTTTATGTACTTGTACTCATTGTGTTTTTAAGTGTTACGATATACGTATATAAGTTTCAAATAAAGCGGCAAAGGCAGAAAATAAGGATTCAAAATGAATTAAATGCATCTAAACTGATTGCCATTCAGTCTCAAATGAATCCTCATTTTATATTTAATGCCATTAATTCCATACAGGACTTAATTTTACAGGGTGATATTGATAATTCTTACAATTATGTAATCAAATTCTCGAAACTGGTAAGAAAAACACTGGAATATTCCGATAAAGAGTTTATTGATATTGAATCTGAGGTGGATTTGCTGGAAACTTACCTTGAATTGGAGAAACTAAGGTTTAAAAAAGATTTTGTTTATGCCATTCACCTCAATGGAATTGAAAATGTTGTTGTACCTCCAATGCTGGTGCAACCCTTTGTTGAAAATGCCATTAAACATGGATTATTACATAAAAAAGGAAATAAAAAAGTAAGTATTTCATTTCACCATAAGGATGATTTGGTGTGCGAGGTAGAAGATAATGGGATTGGTCGCGAAAAGGCGCAGGAGATCAAAGCACGGCAGCCGGAGGGTCATCAGTCCTTTTCAGTAAACGCAACAAAAAGCCGGTTCGAAATCATGAAATCGCACTATAAGTATGATCTGAGCCTGCAATATGTCGATTCTGACAAGGGTACAAAGGTCATCATCCGTATGCCTTATAAAAAAAAGTACTAA
- a CDS encoding LytR/AlgR family response regulator transcription factor, whose amino-acid sequence MSEEITAIIVDDEESARNVLSKLLMQFFPHISIVGNCSNVEAAVELIKKNQPKVVFLDIEMPNYTGYEIVKFFDEINFEIIFVTAYNKYAIKAFEVSALDYLLKPIDIERLKEAVKKLEDKIDLSIQKTKYRLLTEALKTKSVQQIYISEAGSNVIIDINDIIAIEAEGAYSNIYCKNENRFFVSKNLRHYEKILDENSSFFRTHKSWLVNLNYLKNYSKSKLEISLEWGVSARLSKYKKRDFEAALRT is encoded by the coding sequence ATGTCAGAGGAGATCACTGCCATAATTGTGGATGATGAAGAAAGTGCTCGAAACGTACTTTCTAAATTGCTTATGCAGTTTTTTCCGCATATTAGCATTGTTGGTAATTGCTCCAATGTTGAAGCTGCGGTGGAATTGATCAAAAAAAATCAGCCCAAAGTGGTTTTTCTTGATATTGAAATGCCTAACTACACGGGGTATGAGATTGTGAAATTCTTTGATGAAATAAATTTTGAGATCATTTTTGTAACAGCTTACAACAAATATGCGATTAAAGCCTTTGAGGTTTCTGCGCTCGATTATTTACTCAAACCCATTGATATTGAGCGTTTAAAAGAGGCTGTTAAAAAGCTTGAAGATAAAATAGATCTATCCATTCAAAAAACCAAATACAGGCTTTTAACCGAAGCGCTGAAAACCAAATCTGTGCAGCAAATATATATTTCTGAAGCAGGTAGCAATGTAATAATCGATATCAATGATATAATTGCCATTGAGGCTGAAGGAGCATATAGCAACATATATTGTAAAAACGAGAACAGGTTTTTTGTAAGTAAAAACCTTCGGCATTATGAAAAAATACTGGATGAAAATTCAAGCTTTTTCAGAACACACAAATCCTGGCTGGTCAATTTGAACTATCTAAAGAATTATTCCAAATCTAAATTGGAAATTAGCCTGGAGTGGGGTGTTTCTGCCCGTTTGTCAAAATATAAAAAGAGGGATTTTGAAGCTGCATTGAGAACCTGA
- a CDS encoding cadherin domain-containing protein, translating to MKKLVLFTIALFIGHLIVAQDLKQLGSELTNTTPGIQFGNAISLNEDGTIAAIGAPSANLVQVFEWNMTTETWEQLGADITGESSGDNFGHDLEISSNGEILAISAPNNDSPFGNNAGHVRVYEWNGSSWVQKGSDIDGLSDNYEIGTSVALSKDGSTVVIGAPNWGSKGYVAIYEWNGSGWVPKSGSALQGESTNDQFGSAVSANEDGDIIAGGARLNDGNGTSAGHVRVYEWNGSAWVQMGADIDGEAGGDDSGISIDLNADGLTIAIGARRNDGGGNINGGHVRTYEWNGSSWSQKGSDINGDFDEERMGTAVALDGTGDMLIVGSSQSDTEDTDPATNRGEAKVFSWNSTLSAWVQVGMDLDGNSANAEFGHDVAISNDGSIAMVSAGNGANGEYAQAFYSQKTSTASVISYPENSTDVVIDLDVENASGVADQGITYSITGGEDQSLFAVDAGTGEVTFNTSPDFESPGDADSDNEYLLEVTAVEGAIESLQIITINVTDLMDSPPVFTSPDQVSISENIYDVLTVEAGNVTYSISGGVDQTYFAIHQNTGELIVTQGLDYENPVDDDGNNEYFVEVQADNGSFQSTQMITVTVTDVAEVDRLAVGTKDFNVGAPAQNNGFSTLSKSYFQIVYEKEELYAQTIHGISFELYQSTNIQGLDEWEIYITENTKDGFSSHVTSEFVTSNLTQVFDGTVVRDGRVVTVYFDQPYTFKGEGNLFIGVSEKSSGSVSGALWYGHYKGLASEGTMASIGVASSYTTNPSSPGNYFISMGADGIRPYTEFLYTPAPLPEEETEVITACDSYTWRDGVTYTSSTSGETFIVPNAAASGADSIYTLELTILNSTTSVDSHTACDSFTWIDGNTYTQSNNTATYTMANAAGCDSVITLDLTILNSTSSVDTHVACDSFTWIDGNTYTESNNIATHVLTNAAGCDSVVTLDLTINHSTTGVDTQVACGSFTWIDGNTYTENNNTATYTLTTAAGCDSVVTLDLTINQSTTGVDTQVACDSFTWIDGNTYTQSNNTATYTLTNAAGCDSVVTLDLTILNSTSSVDTHVACDSFTWIDGNTYTESNNTATYTLTNAEGCDSVVTFDLTINHSVTSVDTHVACDSFTWIDGNTYTESNNTATYTLSTTAGCDSVVTLDLTISDVDATVSVNGFVITANATGATYQWLDCDDNYTAISGETGQSFTATANGNYAVEVTQNGCTDTSDCIAITGLGIDENSFGNRVRIYPNPTNGKLRIALDDNYRKVQVRISNVTGQNILTKKYDATDQIDMDIEGKPGVYFIQLTVDDKQAVLKVIKQ from the coding sequence ATGAAAAAACTTGTATTATTTACAATTGCTTTATTTATCGGGCATTTAATAGTTGCCCAGGATTTAAAACAGCTGGGAAGTGAACTAACTAATACTACCCCAGGTATTCAATTCGGTAATGCCATCAGCTTAAACGAAGATGGCACCATAGCTGCAATTGGAGCTCCATCTGCAAACCTGGTGCAGGTTTTCGAGTGGAATATGACCACCGAAACCTGGGAGCAGCTTGGTGCTGACATCACAGGGGAAAGTTCGGGTGATAACTTTGGACATGATCTGGAGATCAGCTCCAACGGAGAAATCCTGGCTATCAGCGCCCCCAATAATGACAGCCCGTTTGGTAATAATGCCGGGCATGTACGGGTCTATGAATGGAATGGTAGTAGCTGGGTGCAAAAGGGTTCCGATATTGATGGTTTATCAGATAATTACGAAATCGGAACTTCCGTTGCCTTGAGCAAAGATGGAAGCACCGTGGTGATTGGAGCGCCAAATTGGGGAAGCAAGGGCTATGTAGCGATCTACGAATGGAATGGATCGGGCTGGGTGCCAAAATCAGGGTCGGCTTTGCAAGGCGAAAGTACCAATGACCAATTTGGGTCGGCGGTAAGCGCCAATGAGGACGGCGATATCATAGCAGGAGGTGCCCGTTTGAATGATGGTAATGGCACTTCAGCAGGCCATGTCAGAGTATATGAATGGAACGGCAGCGCATGGGTACAAATGGGAGCTGATATAGATGGTGAAGCAGGTGGCGATGATTCGGGAATTTCTATCGACTTGAATGCGGACGGGCTCACTATAGCTATTGGTGCAAGAAGAAATGACGGCGGTGGTAATATAAATGGCGGCCATGTTCGGACTTATGAATGGAATGGAAGTAGCTGGTCTCAAAAGGGCTCCGACATCAACGGAGATTTTGACGAAGAGCGCATGGGAACCGCAGTGGCCCTTGACGGAACAGGTGATATGCTGATTGTAGGATCCAGTCAAAGTGATACGGAAGACACTGACCCTGCCACAAATCGTGGTGAAGCCAAGGTTTTTAGTTGGAATAGCACACTGTCAGCGTGGGTGCAGGTCGGAATGGATCTCGATGGTAACAGTGCCAATGCTGAGTTTGGACATGATGTGGCCATAAGCAATGATGGATCTATAGCAATGGTTTCTGCGGGTAATGGTGCTAATGGCGAATATGCACAAGCTTTTTATTCCCAAAAAACTTCTACAGCTTCCGTTATCAGTTATCCTGAAAACAGTACGGATGTTGTAATTGACCTGGACGTGGAAAATGCCAGTGGTGTGGCCGATCAAGGTATTACCTACAGCATCACAGGGGGTGAAGACCAAAGCCTGTTTGCTGTAGATGCAGGCACAGGTGAAGTGACTTTTAATACGTCTCCGGATTTTGAAAGCCCGGGCGATGCCGATTCCGACAATGAATATCTGCTAGAGGTTACTGCTGTTGAGGGAGCTATTGAGTCATTGCAAATTATCACCATCAATGTTACCGACCTGATGGATTCACCTCCGGTCTTCACTTCTCCCGATCAGGTTTCCATTTCAGAAAATATCTACGATGTTTTGACGGTTGAAGCCGGAAATGTGACCTATTCGATTTCAGGAGGGGTTGATCAAACCTATTTTGCTATACACCAAAATACGGGTGAGTTAATCGTAACGCAGGGTCTTGACTATGAGAACCCGGTAGATGATGATGGTAATAATGAATATTTCGTAGAGGTACAGGCGGACAATGGATCCTTTCAGTCTACCCAAATGATTACAGTTACCGTAACCGATGTGGCAGAAGTTGACCGCTTGGCTGTTGGCACAAAGGACTTTAACGTAGGTGCCCCGGCACAAAACAATGGTTTCAGTACATTGTCAAAGAGTTATTTTCAAATTGTCTACGAGAAAGAAGAACTGTATGCTCAGACGATCCACGGCATAAGCTTTGAATTATATCAAAGCACCAATATCCAGGGACTTGATGAATGGGAGATTTACATAACCGAAAATACAAAAGATGGATTTTCATCACACGTTACTTCAGAGTTTGTTACTTCTAATCTTACCCAGGTATTTGACGGGACGGTCGTCAGGGATGGCAGGGTAGTAACGGTTTATTTTGATCAACCCTATACATTCAAAGGTGAAGGAAATCTTTTTATTGGCGTATCTGAAAAAAGTAGCGGTTCAGTTTCCGGGGCCTTATGGTATGGTCACTATAAAGGATTAGCTTCTGAGGGGACAATGGCTTCCATCGGTGTGGCGAGTTCGTACACTACCAATCCATCATCTCCCGGGAATTATTTCATATCCATGGGTGCAGATGGTATCCGACCGTACACAGAGTTTCTATATACACCAGCTCCTTTACCAGAAGAAGAAACAGAAGTGATCACGGCTTGTGACAGCTACACATGGCGGGATGGGGTTACATACACAAGTAGCACCAGCGGTGAAACATTTATCGTTCCCAATGCGGCCGCTAGTGGTGCAGACTCCATATATACTTTGGAGCTTACCATTCTGAATTCAACAACGAGTGTGGATTCACATACAGCATGTGACTCGTTCACTTGGATTGATGGCAATACCTATACGCAAAGTAATAATACTGCAACGTACACTATGGCTAACGCAGCCGGTTGCGATAGCGTTATTACACTTGACTTAACCATTCTCAACTCAACCTCATCGGTTGATACACATGTGGCATGTGACTCATTTACATGGATTGATGGTAACACCTACACTGAAAGCAACAACATCGCAACACATGTATTAACCAATGCGGCTGGCTGCGACAGTGTTGTAACCTTAGATTTAACAATTAATCATTCCACCACTGGAGTTGATACACAAGTGGCCTGCGGTTCATTCACGTGGATTGATGGTAATACTTACACCGAAAACAATAATACTGCTACCTATACATTGACCACTGCCGCGGGCTGCGATAGTGTAGTGACCTTAGATTTGACAATTAATCAATCTACAACAGGAGTGGATACGCAAGTAGCATGCGATTCTTTTACCTGGATTGACGGTAATACTTATACGCAGAGCAATAATACAGCTACTTATACATTGACCAACGCAGCCGGATGTGATAGTGTGGTTACATTGGATTTAACCATCCTGAATTCAACATCATCGGTTGATACACATGTAGCATGTGACTCATTCACCTGGATTGATGGAAATACCTATACGGAAAGCAATAACACTGCAACATATACTTTGACTAATGCAGAGGGTTGCGATAGTGTTGTAACCTTTGATTTAACTATCAATCATTCCGTAACCAGTGTTGATACCCACGTAGCTTGTGATTCTTTCACCTGGATTGATGGAAACACTTACACGGAAAGTAACAATACTGCTACTTACACATTAAGTACAACAGCCGGATGCGATTCAGTTGTGACGCTTGATTTAACCATCTCCGATGTTGATGCAACAGTTTCAGTCAATGGATTTGTAATTACTGCAAATGCAACAGGTGCTACTTATCAATGGTTAGATTGTGACGATAATTACACTGCAATAAGTGGTGAAACCGGTCAATCATTTACAGCAACAGCAAACGGAAATTATGCGGTTGAAGTAACACAAAACGGATGTACGGATACGTCAGATTGTATCGCTATTACCGGTCTTGGTATTGATGAAAATAGTTTTGGGAATCGTGTAAGAATTTATCCAAATCCCACAAATGGCAAGTTGCGTATTGCACTTGACGATAATTATCGTAAGGTACAGGTTCGTATTAGCAATGTAACGGGTCAAAATATTTTAACTAAAAAATATGACGCTACTGACCAGATAGATATGGATATTGAAGGTAAGCCGGGCGTATATTTTATACAATTAACCGTTGATGATAAACAAGCGGTATTAAAAGTCATAAAGCAATAA
- the buk gene encoding butyrate kinase gives MQNKVIIVINPGSTSTKIAFYNREGELSSSNISHPQSELQQFEKIADQLDYRYQKIKPYIDGYISDHTVEVIGLVGRGGIVKPINGGTYRVNAEFLQDARSGQYGEHASNLGSLLVHKLKGEFSLPECYTVDPVSTSRLSEVAKISGVPGIVRDGRAHTLNVKMTARKLSKMYKVPFAESDFVVAHLGGGISIGLVSGGRIVDVNDGLLGMGPFSPNRAGALPLRGVMKLCYSKPEAEVKKLFSQNSGLKAYLGTEDLREVLDMIDKGNTKAELIYNAFVYQVAKEIGACFAASKGRAHAIGITGGIAHSQRFTDDLKKYVGRLTDYHVLPGESEMEALAEGFYRVYDGEEKVLEYPGE, from the coding sequence ATGCAAAACAAAGTTATCATTGTCATCAATCCGGGTTCCACATCTACGAAAATTGCTTTTTACAATCGCGAAGGCGAATTATCCTCGTCTAATATCAGTCATCCGCAAAGCGAACTGCAGCAATTCGAAAAAATTGCCGACCAACTTGACTACCGGTATCAAAAAATAAAACCCTATATCGATGGATATATTTCAGACCATACCGTTGAGGTAATTGGTCTTGTGGGCCGGGGCGGTATAGTCAAACCCATCAATGGTGGCACGTATCGTGTCAATGCAGAGTTTCTGCAAGATGCGCGCTCAGGGCAATACGGTGAACATGCTTCCAACCTGGGTAGTCTGCTTGTGCATAAGCTCAAAGGTGAATTCAGCCTGCCGGAATGCTACACCGTGGATCCGGTTTCAACCAGCCGACTGAGCGAGGTGGCCAAGATATCGGGTGTGCCGGGCATCGTGCGCGATGGCAGGGCACATACCCTGAACGTAAAAATGACGGCCCGTAAACTCTCCAAAATGTACAAAGTACCTTTTGCTGAATCTGATTTTGTTGTGGCGCATTTGGGTGGTGGCATCTCCATCGGGCTTGTAAGCGGAGGACGCATAGTTGATGTGAACGATGGCCTGCTGGGTATGGGACCTTTCTCTCCAAACCGTGCCGGCGCCTTGCCCCTTCGAGGTGTGATGAAACTCTGCTACAGTAAACCTGAAGCGGAAGTAAAGAAATTGTTCTCTCAAAATAGCGGTCTGAAAGCCTACCTGGGCACCGAAGACCTGCGGGAAGTACTTGATATGATAGACAAAGGCAATACAAAAGCCGAATTAATTTACAATGCCTTCGTGTACCAGGTTGCCAAAGAAATTGGGGCCTGTTTTGCCGCCTCAAAAGGTCGCGCTCATGCCATTGGCATTACGGGCGGCATTGCCCATAGCCAACGTTTCACCGATGACCTCAAAAAATACGTGGGCAGACTCACTGATTATCATGTGCTCCCCGGCGAAAGTGAAATGGAAGCGCTGGCCGAAGGATTTTACAGGGTGTATGATGGTGAAGAGAAAGTATTGGAATACCCGGGAGAATGA
- a CDS encoding acyl-CoA dehydrogenase family protein, which produces MHFEYTEEQLMAQQSARDLAQKEFIKDVIERDTNAIFPEKHVKKLAELGFMGMQVDPKYDGTGMDTVSYVLAIEEISKVDSSLGVIMSVNNSLVCFPIEKYGNEEQKEKYLKPLARGDKLGAFLLSEPEAGSDATRQRTIAEDKGDHYVINGTKNWITSGNSADTYVVIAHTHPEKGHKGINAFIVDRHSEGISPGQHEDKMGMRSSDTHSVMFSDVKVPKENRLSDDGMGFKIAMKTLEAGRLGIAAQALGLASGAYELSLKYAKERKAFGTEIINHQAIAFKLADMATDIEMMRLLAFKAAWLKDNGKPFGTASAMAKLACADKAMQITTEAVQIHGGYGYVKEYHVERLMRDAKLTQIYEGTSEIQKIVISRAITNA; this is translated from the coding sequence ATGCATTTTGAATACACCGAGGAACAGCTCATGGCACAGCAGTCTGCAAGAGATCTGGCGCAAAAAGAATTTATCAAGGATGTGATTGAGCGGGATACCAACGCCATTTTTCCCGAAAAACATGTAAAAAAACTGGCCGAACTGGGCTTCATGGGCATGCAGGTTGACCCGAAATACGACGGTACAGGTATGGATACGGTTTCATACGTGCTGGCAATAGAAGAAATTTCCAAAGTAGATTCTTCTCTGGGTGTAATCATGTCGGTCAATAATTCTTTGGTATGTTTTCCCATAGAAAAATATGGTAACGAGGAGCAGAAGGAGAAATACCTCAAACCGCTTGCCCGTGGCGATAAACTAGGGGCATTTTTACTTTCCGAACCAGAAGCGGGCTCCGATGCCACAAGGCAACGTACCATAGCAGAGGATAAGGGCGACCATTACGTGATCAATGGTACCAAAAACTGGATCACCAGCGGAAACTCGGCTGACACGTACGTGGTCATTGCCCACACCCACCCGGAAAAAGGACACAAAGGGATCAATGCGTTCATCGTGGACCGGCACTCAGAAGGGATCAGCCCGGGACAGCATGAAGATAAAATGGGCATGCGGAGTTCCGATACGCATTCAGTGATGTTTTCTGACGTTAAAGTACCCAAAGAGAACCGCCTGAGCGACGACGGCATGGGTTTTAAAATTGCCATGAAAACACTGGAGGCCGGACGATTGGGAATTGCTGCCCAGGCTCTCGGATTGGCTTCAGGCGCTTATGAGCTCTCCCTTAAATATGCCAAAGAACGCAAAGCATTTGGTACCGAAATCATTAACCACCAGGCCATAGCTTTCAAGCTGGCCGATATGGCCACGGATATTGAGATGATGCGTTTGCTGGCATTCAAAGCGGCCTGGCTCAAGGATAACGGCAAACCATTTGGTACAGCCAGTGCCATGGCCAAACTGGCCTGTGCCGATAAAGCCATGCAAATCACCACGGAAGCCGTGCAGATTCACGGTGGATACGGTTATGTGAAAGAATACCATGTGGAACGCCTCATGCGAGATGCCAAACTCACACAAATCTACGAAGGTACTTCCGAAATACAAAAGATTGTCATTTCACGAGCTATTACCAATGCATAG